Proteins from a genomic interval of Nematostella vectensis chromosome 12, jaNemVect1.1, whole genome shotgun sequence:
- the LOC125557482 gene encoding late histone H2B.L4-like: MPPKSGKKPEASKGKKNVVAGDKKKRKGRRKESYAIYIYKVLKQVHPDTGISSKAMGIMNSFVNDIFERIAAESSRLAHYNKKSTISSREIQTAIRLLLPGELAKHAVSEGTKAVTKYTSSK, from the coding sequence ATGCCTCCTAAATCTGGTAAGAAACCCGAAGCATCTAAAGGCAAGAAAAACGTCGTAGCTGGTGACAAAAAGAAGCGCAAAGGTCGTCGCAAGGAGAGCTACGCCATCTACATTTACAAAGTTCTGAAGCAAGTTCATCCCGACACAGGAATCTCCAGCAAAGCAATGGGCATCATGAATTCGTTCGTGAACGATATATTCGAACGCATCGCTGCAGAGTCGTCTCGACTAGCGCACTACAACAAGAAGTCCACAATCAGCTCGCGAGAGATTCAGACTGCAATTCGCCTACTACTACCAGGGGAGCTTGCCAAACACGCCGTCAGCGAGGGGACCAAAGCCGTTACTAAGTACACCAGCAGCAAGTGA
- the LOC125557226 gene encoding histone H4 has protein sequence MSGRGKGGKGLGKGGAKRHRKILRDNIQGITKPAIRRLARRGGVKRISGLIYEETRGVLKVFLENVIRDAVTYTEHAKRKTVTAMDVVYALKRQGRTLYGFGG, from the coding sequence atgtctggTCGTGGTAAAGGCGGTAAAGGTCTTGGCAAGGGTGGAGCAAAGAGACATCGAAAGATCCTGCGTGATAATATCCAGGGTATAACCAAACCTGCAATTCGCCGACTTGCTCGTCGTGGCGGTGTGAAGCGTATCTCCGGTCTTATCTATGAGGAGACCCGTGGTGTCCTCAAGGTTTTCCTTGAAAATGTCATCCGAGATGCTGTAACTTACACAGAGCATGCCAAAAGAAAGACCGTCACAGCGATGGACGTCGTGTACGCCCTGAAGCGCCAAGGGCGCACTCTGTACGGCTTCGGTGGCTAA
- the LOC125557151 gene encoding histone H3-like, which yields MARTKQTARKSTGGKAPRKQLATKAARKSAPATGGVKKPHRYRPGTVALREIRRYQKSTELLIRKLPFQRLVREIAQDFKTDLRFQSSAVMALQEASEAYLVGLFEDTNLCAIHAKRVTIMPKDIQLARRIRGENKPNSRVV from the exons ATGGCTCGCACTAAGCAAACGGCTCGAAAATCAACTGGAGGCAAGGCTCCAAGAAAGCAGCTTGCGACCAAGGCAGCTCGTAAAAGCGCGCCAGCTACTGGAGGAGTGAAGAAACCTCACCGTTACAGACCTGGCACAGTCGCTCTCCGTGAGATCCGCCGATACCAGAAATCTACCGAGCTGTTGATCAGAAAGCTTCCTTTCCAGCGTCTAGTTCGAGAAATCGCACAAGATTTCAAGACCGATCTGAGATTCCAGAGCTCGGCCGTTATGGCTCTACAAGAAGCTAGTGAGGCCTACCTTGTTGGTTTATTTGAAGACACCAATCTCTGCGCTATTCACGCAAAACGAGTAACGATCATGCCGAAAGATATACAGCTCGCCCGCAGAATCCGAGGAG aaaacaagccTAATTCGCGAGTGGTATGA
- the LOC125557178 gene encoding histone H2A-like codes for MSGRGKGKAKGTKSKTRSSRAGLQFPVGRIHRHLRKGNYAERVGAGAPVYLAAVLEYLSAEILELAGNAARDNKKTRIIPRHLQLAVRNDEELNRLLHGVTIAQGGVLPNIQASLLPKKTEKKSK; via the coding sequence ATGTCTGGCCGAGGCAAAGGTAAAGCTAAGGGCACCAAGTCCAAGACTCGCTCATCCCGTGCCGGACTTCAGTTCCCCGTCGGCCGTATCCATCGTCACCTCCGTAAGGGCAACTACGCTGAGAGAGTAGGCGCCGGTGCACCTGTATACCTTGCTGCAGTCctagagtatctgagtgctGAGATATTGGAGCTTGCCGGTAACGCTGCTCGTGACAACAAGAAAACGAGGATAATCCCGCGTCACCTACAGCTTGCCGTAAGAAACGACGAGGAGCTGAATAGGTTATTGCATGGTGTTACCATTGCGCAGGGCGGGGTCCTACCAAACATCCAAGCATCTCTTCTCCCGAAGAAGACCGAGAAAAAGAGCAAGTGA